One segment of Acidianus sp. HS-5 DNA contains the following:
- the argF gene encoding ornithine carbamoyltransferase, which produces MLKGNSLLCLLDFEKQDIQRMMDVSFLMKDFVKTNSVPKSLEGKRVALIFEKPSTRTRVSMESAVYMLGGYPIVLNKSDIQLSRGEPVEDTARVLSRFVHGIGARVLSHDSLIKIRDYSSLPVINLLSNLSHPLQALADFMTVKERFGTYEKPIAFVGDGGDNVLVSLMAFVAKMGLELRVASPREFKPKPEIWKRIEEESERSGAVIEFYDDPYFAVRGSFVVYTDVWVSMGEENIANKKRELLKNYRVTTDLMRYASKDAIFMHCLPAMRGEEVDAEVIDGKQSAVWDEAENRLYTAMSVLSLII; this is translated from the coding sequence ATGCTAAAAGGAAATAGTCTTCTTTGCTTGTTGGATTTCGAAAAACAAGATATTCAAAGAATGATGGATGTATCGTTTTTGATGAAGGATTTTGTGAAAACTAACTCTGTTCCTAAATCTCTTGAAGGTAAAAGAGTTGCATTAATTTTTGAAAAACCGAGCACTAGGACTAGAGTTAGCATGGAATCAGCAGTATATATGCTTGGAGGATATCCAATAGTTCTTAATAAGAGTGATATTCAACTAAGTAGAGGAGAACCAGTAGAAGATACTGCTAGGGTGCTGAGCAGGTTTGTTCACGGTATCGGTGCAAGAGTATTATCTCATGATTCTTTAATAAAAATAAGGGATTATTCGAGCCTTCCAGTGATAAACTTGCTCAGTAACCTTTCTCATCCACTTCAAGCTTTAGCCGATTTTATGACTGTTAAAGAAAGATTTGGTACTTATGAGAAGCCTATTGCTTTTGTGGGAGATGGAGGAGATAATGTTTTGGTTAGCCTTATGGCGTTTGTTGCTAAAATGGGTTTAGAATTAAGGGTTGCATCTCCTAGAGAATTTAAACCGAAGCCTGAAATATGGAAAAGAATAGAGGAGGAAAGCGAGCGTTCAGGTGCAGTAATAGAGTTCTATGACGATCCTTATTTTGCAGTTAGAGGTAGTTTTGTTGTTTATACAGATGTTTGGGTTAGTATGGGTGAAGAGAATATAGCCAATAAAAAGAGAGAACTTCTGAAAAATTACAGAGTAACTACAGATTTAATGCGTTATGCGTCTAAGGATGCTATTTTTATGCACTGCTTACCTGCAATGAGGGGAGAAGAAGTAGATGCTGAGGTTATAGATGGCAAACAAAGTGCTGTATGGGATGAGGCTGAGAATAGGTTATATACAGCTATGTCTGTTCTTTCTTTAATTATTTAA
- a CDS encoding DUF1059 domain-containing protein has translation MKLFSKKKYYFECKSIGMNCGFQVKGSSSEEELLEILKIHAKLAHGISQMPEDLVDKIKQNVKKI, from the coding sequence ATGAAGTTATTTTCAAAGAAAAAATACTACTTTGAATGCAAATCCATAGGAATGAATTGCGGATTTCAAGTAAAGGGATCTTCAAGTGAAGAAGAACTGCTAGAAATCCTTAAAATTCACGCTAAATTAGCCCACGGAATTTCACAAATGCCAGAAGATCTAGTGGATAAGATAAAACAAAATGTAAAGAAAATATGA
- a CDS encoding DUF1059 domain-containing protein, whose protein sequence is MKYTFSCADIGMNCGFEVMNAGSEEELLEMLKIHAKMDHGITSIPPELVDKIKKAIKKSGKYSFSCADIGMNCGFEIIGAASEDELLQQLTVHAKMSHKMSNISQDTLNTIKQKIRVA, encoded by the coding sequence ATGAAATACACGTTCAGTTGTGCAGATATAGGAATGAACTGTGGGTTCGAAGTAATGAATGCTGGAAGCGAAGAAGAACTGCTAGAAATGTTAAAAATACATGCAAAAATGGATCATGGAATTACATCAATTCCTCCAGAGTTAGTAGATAAAATAAAGAAAGCTATTAAAAAGTCAGGCAAATACTCGTTTAGTTGTGCTGACATAGGAATGAATTGTGGATTTGAAATAATAGGCGCGGCAAGCGAAGACGAATTGCTTCAACAATTGACTGTTCACGCTAAAATGAGCCATAAGATGAGTAATATTTCACAAGATACTTTGAACACTATTAAACAAAAAATAAGAGTAGCTTAA
- a CDS encoding arginine--tRNA ligase produces the protein MYALAKAKDELANYLSNLLGVDKEKVLNSIEYPTKEQIADLALPLPSVTKNFNVEVKEYKGRLIKEVWRDGVFINAKLNYKELLKEIFTNFSEDYGIIKTEKPLRIIVEHTSANPIHPLHIGHLRNSILGDTLARMLKARGHNVNVRFYVNDSGRQVALLIYGLSKLGYPEPSKEDKKDQWLGLIYAMTNVILEIKKINEELKTITNDSEYKEKIARRDELLISASELSKRNQDYFNTLSEQIMNDKDPEGEISKIIENYEKGNEEIKKIVRKYVNYALEGFKESLEKLHITFDNFDYESDLLWNNEVKLVLDFALTSTAKIDYKGTVALDLQNYIDDDIRKEVRLPKGLEIPPLVLMRSDGTSLYTVRDIAYTIYKFKQFNADEVINVIAEQQSIPQMQLRAALYILGWRKFATNLIHFSYGMVTLQGMKMSGRLGKYISLDEVYDKVAEAVKAKIEEKKGILDNLNEIVNSAIRYTIVSVSANKPVSFDVKRVANFEENSGPYLQYTYARAYNILAKSTDILDISKIDETELKDEKRIILLSIAKFPDVFISSVDYLQPEVLTVFLRRLADVFNSWYDKERVIQEPNESKRITRLFIVKGVETVLRNGLNTLGIASLTRM, from the coding sequence GTGTATGCTTTAGCAAAAGCAAAAGACGAGTTGGCAAATTATCTTAGTAACCTACTCGGTGTGGATAAGGAGAAAGTTTTAAATAGTATTGAATATCCGACGAAAGAGCAAATAGCCGATTTAGCCTTACCTTTACCTTCAGTTACGAAGAATTTTAACGTTGAGGTTAAAGAATACAAAGGAAGGTTAATAAAGGAAGTATGGAGAGACGGAGTATTTATTAACGCTAAGTTAAACTACAAGGAATTGTTAAAGGAGATTTTTACAAATTTCTCGGAGGATTATGGTATAATTAAGACTGAGAAACCTTTAAGAATAATAGTAGAACACACAAGCGCTAACCCTATTCATCCTTTACACATAGGGCATTTAAGGAATTCCATACTTGGAGATACATTAGCTAGAATGCTAAAAGCAAGAGGACATAATGTTAACGTAAGATTTTACGTTAATGACAGTGGGAGGCAGGTAGCTTTACTTATTTATGGGCTTTCAAAACTAGGATATCCAGAACCCTCAAAAGAAGATAAAAAAGACCAATGGTTAGGATTAATTTATGCAATGACTAACGTTATCTTGGAAATTAAGAAGATAAATGAGGAGCTAAAGACTATCACTAACGATTCTGAATATAAGGAAAAGATAGCTAGGAGAGATGAGTTATTAATTTCAGCTTCAGAATTGAGTAAAAGAAATCAAGATTATTTTAACACCCTTTCAGAACAAATAATGAATGATAAAGATCCAGAAGGAGAAATTTCAAAAATAATAGAAAACTATGAGAAAGGGAATGAGGAAATAAAGAAAATAGTAAGGAAATATGTTAACTATGCTTTAGAAGGATTTAAGGAAAGCTTAGAGAAACTACATATAACGTTTGATAATTTTGATTATGAGAGCGATCTTTTGTGGAATAATGAGGTTAAGCTTGTTCTAGATTTTGCATTAACTTCAACTGCTAAAATTGATTATAAGGGTACAGTAGCATTGGATTTGCAAAATTATATTGACGATGATATTAGGAAGGAGGTAAGACTTCCAAAAGGCTTAGAAATACCTCCGTTAGTCTTAATGAGATCAGATGGTACATCGTTATACACAGTTAGAGACATCGCATATACTATTTATAAATTCAAGCAATTTAATGCAGATGAAGTAATAAATGTAATAGCAGAACAGCAATCCATACCACAAATGCAGTTAAGAGCTGCTCTTTATATCTTGGGATGGAGGAAATTCGCAACTAATTTGATTCACTTCTCTTATGGTATGGTCACATTACAAGGAATGAAGATGAGCGGAAGATTAGGTAAATACATCTCTCTAGACGAGGTTTACGATAAAGTAGCTGAGGCGGTTAAGGCAAAAATCGAGGAGAAAAAAGGGATTTTAGACAATCTTAACGAAATAGTTAATTCTGCTATAAGATATACGATTGTTTCAGTGTCAGCAAATAAGCCAGTGTCCTTTGACGTTAAAAGAGTTGCAAACTTTGAGGAAAATAGCGGTCCTTATTTGCAATACACTTATGCCAGGGCTTATAATATATTGGCAAAGTCTACTGATATCCTAGATATTTCAAAGATAGATGAGACTGAATTAAAAGATGAGAAGAGAATAATACTTTTGAGTATAGCTAAGTTTCCAGATGTATTTATCAGCTCTGTGGATTATTTACAACCCGAAGTTCTCACAGTGTTTTTAAGAAGGCTTGCAGATGTATTTAACTCCTGGTATGATAAGGAAAGAGTTATCCAGGAACCCAATGAATCAAAGAGGATAACTAGGTTATTCATTGTTAAAGGTGTTGAAACAGTACTGAGAAATGGCCTTAATACTTTAGGTATAGCTTCTTTAACTCGTATGTGA
- a CDS encoding PHP domain-containing protein: MKFDFHAHTNYSDGKEDPINLVKYAKKKGLYIAITDHDTSRGYEKVKEELVIPGEEVTTQFGHVVILCNFPPNPPKDISSLVDYSKENSCIVFPSHPFDIFRKGIGNKVFEYKFDAIEIFNSKAPKSANDKATDAAKELKLPGLANSDSHVKESIGSAYNEIDLNEFNIDEILENIRKGKVKPVGIGLSITAKFKILQWYIERRI, from the coding sequence ATGAAATTCGATTTTCATGCTCACACAAATTATAGTGACGGTAAAGAAGATCCTATTAATCTCGTAAAATATGCTAAAAAGAAAGGGCTATATATTGCAATAACGGATCACGATACAAGCAGAGGTTATGAAAAAGTAAAAGAGGAACTAGTAATTCCTGGAGAAGAAGTCACAACACAATTCGGTCATGTAGTTATCCTCTGTAACTTCCCTCCAAATCCCCCTAAAGATATCTCCTCTTTAGTTGACTACTCAAAGGAAAACTCTTGTATAGTTTTCCCTTCTCATCCTTTCGATATTTTTAGGAAAGGAATAGGAAATAAGGTTTTTGAATATAAATTTGACGCAATAGAAATTTTCAATTCAAAAGCACCTAAATCCGCAAACGATAAAGCTACAGACGCCGCAAAAGAACTTAAACTCCCCGGTTTAGCGAATAGCGACTCACATGTGAAAGAAAGCATAGGTTCTGCGTATAATGAAATTGATTTAAATGAATTTAACATAGATGAAATTCTTGAGAATATAAGGAAAGGTAAAGTAAAACCAGTAGGCATAGGATTATCAATAACAGCTAAATTCAAGATTTTACAATGGTATATTGAGAGGAGAATTTGA
- a CDS encoding ATP-NAD kinase family protein: MKVGLIVNPYAGSGGRIGYKGSDDLRIENPEIESRVKRFLDVVKNDIEFISPRFKMGEYFLRKFGRKYTTINSGKENSTREDTVTSARMLSDLTNLIVFVGGDGTARDVVEGTQSKIPILGVPAGVKMHSGVFAANPETAGMLVSAYVKGMAKIVNSEVMDIDEDSYRKGIYKIKLYYITKTINFEGLLVSSKEEVISPSYELDEIAEYVIDNMKDSIFYIMGPGSTVKAIEEKLGYFTNFLSTDLFLGKKLLKSGVNYMELLQLIGELKIVLTPIGGQGFLIGRGNQEIGPEILRRTGKDNIIIVSSKEKISRITCLRIDSGEATVDKMLEGIYKVIVGYNEFYTIRTCSMT; encoded by the coding sequence TTGAAAGTTGGATTAATAGTTAACCCCTATGCAGGCTCAGGAGGAAGAATAGGCTACAAGGGAAGCGACGATCTTCGCATAGAAAATCCTGAAATAGAAAGCAGAGTTAAGAGATTTTTGGATGTCGTTAAGAATGATATAGAATTTATATCTCCAAGATTTAAAATGGGTGAATACTTTCTAAGGAAATTCGGTAGAAAATACACTACAATAAATTCTGGAAAAGAAAACTCAACTAGGGAAGACACAGTAACTTCCGCAAGAATGCTATCTGACCTTACAAACCTGATTGTCTTCGTAGGGGGAGACGGTACTGCAAGAGATGTAGTAGAAGGTACACAATCTAAAATTCCCATATTAGGAGTGCCCGCAGGAGTAAAGATGCATAGCGGAGTTTTCGCAGCAAATCCTGAAACTGCAGGAATGCTCGTTAGTGCATATGTGAAAGGCATGGCAAAAATTGTAAATTCAGAAGTTATGGATATTGATGAAGATTCTTACAGAAAAGGCATTTACAAGATTAAATTGTACTATATAACTAAAACTATAAATTTCGAAGGACTTCTAGTTAGCAGTAAGGAAGAGGTAATTTCACCTTCTTATGAATTAGACGAAATAGCTGAGTACGTTATAGATAATATGAAAGACTCTATTTTTTATATTATGGGCCCAGGCAGTACCGTAAAGGCTATAGAGGAGAAATTAGGTTATTTTACAAATTTCCTAAGTACAGACCTATTCCTAGGTAAAAAGTTGCTAAAGAGCGGGGTAAATTATATGGAATTATTACAATTAATCGGGGAGTTAAAAATAGTTTTAACCCCGATCGGTGGACAGGGATTTTTGATTGGAAGGGGAAACCAAGAAATAGGCCCAGAAATACTTAGAAGGACGGGAAAAGATAATATAATAATAGTTTCATCGAAGGAAAAAATTTCAAGGATAACTTGTCTAAGAATAGATTCAGGTGAGGCTACAGTGGATAAAATGCTGGAAGGAATTTATAAAGTTATAGTAGGGTATAACGAGTTTTATACAATAAGAACGTGTAGTATGACTTGA
- the thsA gene encoding thermosome subunit alpha — protein MSSAGGVPVLLFKEGTSRNSGREALKNNIVAARTLAEMLKTSLGPKGLDKMLIDSFGDVTITNDGATIVKEMEIQHPAAKLLVEAAKAQDAEVGDGTTSAVVLAGLLLEKADALLDQNIHPTIIIEGYKKAFSKSLELISQVATKLDVSDLNSSTTRENLRKIVYTTMSSKFLAEGEEFNKIMDMIIDAVAAVAEPLPAGGYNVALDLIKIDKKKGGSIEDSQLIKGIVLDKEVVHPGMPRRIEKAKIAVLDASLEVEKPEISAKISITSPDQIKSFLDEEAKFLKDMVDKLAAIGANVVICQKGIDDIAQHFLAKKGILAVRRVKRSDIEKLEKALGARIISNIKDASPEDLGYAELVEERKVGNDKMVFIEGAKNPRAVNILLRGSNDMALDEAERSINDALYALRNILLEPMIVPGGGAIELELAMRLREYARTVGGKEQLAIEAYADALEEIPMILAETAGMESISTLMELRAKHAKGLVNAGVDAINGKIVDDIYTLNVVEPIRVKRQVLKSATEAATAVLKIDDLIAASQIKSGKEGGKKEGEESAPTPSFG, from the coding sequence ATGTCGTCTGCTGGTGGAGTTCCCGTCTTATTATTCAAAGAAGGTACTTCTAGGAATTCTGGAAGAGAAGCTCTAAAGAATAACATAGTCGCAGCAAGAACTTTAGCTGAAATGCTAAAAACTAGCTTAGGTCCAAAGGGATTAGATAAAATGTTAATTGATAGTTTTGGCGATGTAACAATAACTAACGATGGAGCAACTATAGTAAAGGAAATGGAAATTCAGCATCCCGCTGCCAAACTTTTAGTCGAAGCTGCTAAGGCACAAGACGCTGAAGTAGGTGACGGAACTACAAGTGCGGTAGTTCTTGCTGGGCTCTTACTAGAGAAGGCCGATGCATTGCTTGACCAGAATATTCATCCGACAATCATAATTGAAGGTTATAAAAAAGCATTTTCAAAATCTTTAGAGTTGATATCCCAAGTTGCAACAAAACTTGATGTATCAGATCTTAATTCCTCAACTACTAGAGAGAATTTAAGAAAAATAGTCTATACAACAATGTCAAGCAAGTTCCTTGCAGAAGGTGAGGAATTTAACAAGATAATGGACATGATAATAGATGCAGTGGCCGCAGTTGCAGAACCCCTACCTGCTGGAGGTTATAATGTAGCTTTAGATTTAATTAAGATTGATAAGAAGAAAGGAGGAAGTATAGAAGATAGCCAACTGATTAAAGGTATAGTATTAGATAAGGAAGTAGTTCATCCTGGTATGCCAAGAAGAATTGAGAAAGCAAAGATTGCAGTTCTTGATGCGTCTTTAGAAGTAGAAAAGCCAGAAATTTCTGCCAAAATAAGTATAACAAGTCCAGATCAAATAAAATCGTTCTTGGATGAGGAAGCAAAGTTCTTGAAAGACATGGTTGATAAGTTAGCCGCAATAGGAGCAAATGTAGTGATATGCCAGAAAGGAATTGATGATATAGCACAGCACTTCTTAGCTAAGAAAGGAATATTGGCAGTGAGGAGAGTAAAGAGGAGTGACATTGAAAAATTAGAGAAGGCATTAGGTGCTAGGATAATAAGTAATATTAAGGATGCGTCTCCCGAAGATCTAGGATATGCTGAGCTAGTAGAAGAGAGGAAAGTAGGAAATGATAAGATGGTATTCATTGAAGGAGCGAAGAATCCTAGAGCAGTTAATATATTATTAAGAGGATCAAATGATATGGCTTTAGATGAAGCAGAAAGAAGTATTAATGACGCATTGTACGCGCTAAGGAACATCTTATTAGAGCCAATGATAGTTCCAGGAGGAGGAGCTATTGAGCTAGAATTAGCTATGAGGTTAAGAGAATACGCTAGAACAGTAGGTGGTAAAGAACAATTAGCAATTGAAGCTTATGCTGATGCATTAGAAGAAATCCCGATGATATTAGCAGAAACTGCAGGAATGGAATCTATTTCCACGCTAATGGAGCTTAGAGCAAAGCATGCTAAAGGCTTAGTAAACGCAGGAGTTGATGCGATAAACGGTAAGATAGTTGATGACATTTATACGCTCAATGTAGTAGAACCGATAAGAGTTAAGAGACAAGTATTGAAGAGCGCTACTGAAGCAGCTACTGCGGTATTGAAGATCGATGATCTAATAGCAGCTTCTCAGATAAAGAGCGGTAAAGAAGGAGGAAAGAAGGAAGGAGAAGAATCCGCTCCAACGCCTTCATTTGGTTAA
- a CDS encoding replication initiator protein WhiP has translation MTDKDIEISEELTKQLESSPRSKLVEAIIILLHARPLRTSEIASNLGYQTKYISSYLSYWKKKGLVYQDGGRWYLTPQGENLAKAIVDSFSNSKFKEMLVIAKQMLDQVKEPINNKSEQKEEKQEKAFLSFIDSKTSNTVKKQQNNDPTVCIKEILEKLDDDERDILLYLINKYKQWGSTYVYIDQIQEEYKADMGWLFKVLRQLQTKRIVYLYQDPKLGLRIGFSKSFKEKLNC, from the coding sequence GTGACAGACAAAGACATTGAGATTTCTGAGGAACTAACAAAACAGCTAGAGAGCTCTCCTAGATCAAAGCTTGTCGAGGCTATAATAATACTTCTGCATGCGAGGCCTTTAAGAACGTCTGAAATAGCCTCTAATTTAGGATATCAAACTAAGTACATCAGTAGTTATCTAAGTTACTGGAAAAAGAAAGGATTAGTTTACCAAGACGGAGGTAGATGGTATCTTACTCCGCAAGGAGAAAATTTGGCTAAGGCTATAGTCGACTCATTCTCTAATTCCAAGTTTAAGGAAATGCTTGTTATTGCTAAGCAAATGCTAGATCAGGTTAAAGAACCAATAAACAACAAAAGTGAACAAAAGGAAGAAAAACAAGAGAAGGCATTTTTGTCGTTTATTGACTCAAAAACCAGTAACACAGTAAAGAAACAACAAAACAATGATCCAACGGTTTGTATCAAAGAAATTCTTGAGAAATTAGACGATGATGAAAGAGATATTCTGTTATATTTAATAAACAAATACAAACAATGGGGATCAACCTATGTTTACATTGACCAAATTCAAGAGGAATACAAAGCAGATATGGGATGGCTATTCAAAGTTCTAAGACAATTACAGACTAAGAGAATAGTTTACTTATATCAGGATCCAAAATTAGGCCTGAGAATAGGATTCTCTAAATCCTTTAAAGAAAAACTAAACTGCTAA
- a CDS encoding putative integrase — translation MKDAYVDPLIVVVETYLKLKNEYHSGPAGI, via the coding sequence ATGAAAGATGCTTATGTCGATCCATTAATTGTTGTAGTTGAAACTTATCTAAAATTGAAAAATGAGTATCACAGCGGGCCCGCCGGGATTTGA
- a CDS encoding DUF4443 domain-containing protein yields the protein MDILTIITETTKPKQGNKPKYNEAHVIHALLIIQNEQPIGRPTLEKRLNLGDATVRTLLRRLKEVGAIKVDKVGGAEITEECKKALQEWNSIIKIGEAELKSVNWNCSMIMVKDGSKIIEKQKVIELRDKIIKLGADSVLISIFLNNKVELPPKTEEFGMKELLEEIKNSCKTCENNDLIAFILPKDLYLAYKVGLFLFESWINS from the coding sequence ATGGATATCCTAACGATAATCACTGAAACCACAAAACCTAAACAAGGTAATAAACCTAAATACAATGAAGCTCACGTCATTCACGCATTGCTAATCATCCAGAATGAACAACCAATCGGAAGACCAACTTTAGAAAAAAGATTGAATTTAGGCGATGCGACCGTAAGAACATTGCTGAGAAGATTAAAAGAAGTAGGGGCAATAAAAGTCGATAAAGTAGGTGGAGCAGAAATCACGGAAGAATGTAAAAAGGCATTACAAGAATGGAATTCTATAATAAAAATTGGAGAAGCTGAACTAAAGTCAGTAAACTGGAATTGTAGTATGATAATGGTTAAAGATGGAAGTAAAATAATAGAAAAACAAAAAGTTATAGAGTTAAGAGATAAAATAATAAAATTAGGAGCAGATAGCGTACTAATTTCAATATTTTTAAATAACAAAGTGGAACTACCTCCAAAAACTGAAGAATTTGGAATGAAAGAATTATTAGAAGAAATTAAAAATTCTTGTAAAACTTGTGAAAATAATGATTTAATAGCTTTCATTTTACCTAAAGACCTCTATTTAGCTTACAAAGTGGGGCTGTTCTTATTTGAAAGTTGGATTAATAGTTAA
- a CDS encoding Nre family DNA repair protein — protein sequence MRTIPAELCVKCKGNKLLCGLRSCPILERFRSTIGVMNKVYNKNEIQGSTPPSIVIGEKNYPKVSISFNIPPDIYGDEAKTYEDPKGWWGKASIYDIINYRTSLLSNNIEVKVEDVWKLYEKELSLAAVSEKPVQSQSKIDGTILPKLRFDGYVMPRGPSAKAQNLEVVENPRLNKTLNKLIFDDAKAEDAVVKLYQETQDVYTIINALSLGLLGVKKNRKLIPTRWAITAVDSIIGKNVLQQIRDYPEIDTVEVYYQKYLGNYFHIILYPSAYQVTWIEIWHPLSLWASELTISELTENYWGEYSTMDGGYMAARLAVLEHLEKIRRSSGIVIVREITNEYFAPLGNWHIRETVRKAMENRISKFDTLEKAIYFVNQRLNAKKVDISSLNSIKRLIKQKTIDQFFK from the coding sequence TTGAGAACAATACCTGCAGAACTTTGCGTAAAGTGTAAAGGAAATAAGCTCCTCTGCGGTTTACGTAGTTGTCCTATTTTAGAGAGATTTAGATCAACAATAGGTGTAATGAACAAAGTATATAATAAGAATGAAATTCAAGGATCTACACCTCCAAGCATAGTAATAGGAGAGAAAAATTATCCAAAAGTGAGTATATCTTTCAACATACCTCCAGATATTTACGGAGATGAAGCAAAAACTTATGAAGATCCTAAAGGTTGGTGGGGTAAGGCGTCTATATATGATATAATAAATTACCGGACATCATTACTTTCCAACAATATCGAGGTAAAAGTTGAAGATGTATGGAAATTATACGAGAAAGAATTATCATTAGCTGCAGTCTCAGAAAAACCTGTACAATCACAGTCAAAAATAGATGGAACTATTTTACCTAAACTGAGGTTCGACGGATATGTAATGCCAAGAGGACCTTCGGCTAAAGCACAAAACTTGGAAGTAGTTGAGAACCCCAGACTTAATAAAACTTTGAATAAATTAATTTTTGATGATGCAAAAGCTGAAGATGCAGTAGTTAAACTTTATCAGGAAACTCAGGACGTTTATACTATAATTAACGCATTGTCTCTGGGTCTACTAGGAGTAAAAAAGAATAGAAAACTTATACCCACAAGATGGGCAATAACTGCAGTAGATTCCATAATAGGTAAAAACGTGTTACAACAAATAAGAGATTATCCAGAAATAGATACAGTTGAAGTATATTATCAAAAATATTTAGGAAACTATTTTCACATAATTCTGTACCCTTCAGCGTATCAAGTAACCTGGATAGAAATATGGCACCCTCTATCTTTATGGGCTAGCGAACTCACGATCTCAGAATTAACAGAAAATTACTGGGGAGAGTACTCAACAATGGACGGAGGCTACATGGCAGCAAGATTAGCAGTGCTTGAACACTTAGAGAAAATAAGAAGATCCTCAGGAATAGTCATAGTAAGAGAAATAACTAACGAATATTTCGCTCCCTTAGGTAATTGGCACATAAGAGAAACTGTAAGGAAAGCAATGGAGAATAGAATAAGCAAATTTGACACCCTTGAAAAAGCAATTTATTTTGTAAATCAGAGATTAAACGCAAAGAAGGTAGATATTAGTAGCCTTAATTCAATAAAAAGACTTATAAAACAAAAAACTATAGATCAATTCTTTAAATAA